Proteins from a genomic interval of Sphingobacterium lactis:
- a CDS encoding Crp/Fnr family transcriptional regulator yields the protein MHELLIAKISTYIDLNDQDKLLIQELFIPRKILKNEYFLVEGKVCHEVAFINSGLFRYFIDVDGDPKTIAFSKENEFMSNYESYLPKEPSTKYIQALEDAELLILHRDNLDRFYAQVAEGDRFGRKVMEELFVHYLKALGAFYTASPEERYLSLVKDQPELLQRISQYHIASYLGIQPQSLSRIRGRIGL from the coding sequence ATGCATGAACTCTTGATTGCCAAAATTTCAACATACATCGACCTGAATGATCAGGACAAGCTGCTTATCCAAGAACTCTTTATTCCCAGGAAGATTCTAAAGAACGAGTATTTCCTCGTGGAGGGAAAAGTGTGTCATGAGGTTGCTTTCATCAATTCCGGTCTGTTCCGGTATTTTATCGATGTGGATGGCGATCCGAAAACCATTGCCTTTTCCAAGGAAAATGAATTCATGAGCAATTACGAAAGCTACCTGCCCAAGGAGCCTTCCACAAAGTATATTCAGGCATTGGAGGATGCCGAGCTATTGATCCTCCATCGTGATAATTTGGATAGGTTCTATGCGCAGGTTGCAGAAGGCGATCGCTTTGGCAGGAAGGTAATGGAGGAGCTTTTTGTGCATTACCTGAAAGCATTGGGAGCATTTTACACGGCAAGTCCGGAGGAGCGTTATCTCTCCCTGGTCAAGGATCAACCGGAGTTGTTGCAACGTATTTCCCAATACCATATTGCATCCTATTTGGGGATTCAACCACAGTCCCTTAGCCGAATCCGTGGAAGAATCGGCCTCTAA
- a CDS encoding cupin domain-containing protein has translation MIANKTKENIGVQILQSAAMGGDSVLEFVIKPGEKTPKHYHRIFTESFEILAGSLCIGLGKTVQTYHIGEKLDIPPYCVHYFHNVSEEDCLVRVTVQPGNLNFERALNLSKSLAADGLASPAGTPKRFKDLALFVFLNDSHSVGVLGVVQPVLTAVAKWQVKNGYLQKLLDNYKIT, from the coding sequence ATGATAGCGAATAAGACAAAAGAAAATATTGGGGTGCAGATTCTGCAATCCGCAGCAATGGGGGGTGACAGCGTCCTGGAATTTGTGATCAAACCTGGAGAGAAAACCCCAAAACATTATCACCGGATATTTACGGAATCCTTTGAAATTCTTGCTGGCAGTCTCTGCATAGGTCTTGGAAAGACTGTACAGACCTACCACATAGGCGAAAAACTGGATATTCCACCTTATTGCGTCCATTACTTCCATAATGTGTCGGAAGAAGATTGCCTAGTTCGGGTTACCGTGCAACCCGGAAACCTGAATTTCGAACGGGCCCTAAACCTATCCAAAAGCTTGGCTGCCGATGGTTTGGCGTCACCAGCGGGTACTCCTAAGCGGTTTAAGGACCTGGCGCTCTTTGTATTTCTCAATGATTCCCATTCGGTAGGGGTGTTGGGGGTGGTACAGCCTGTGCTGACTGCTGTAGCCAAGTGGCAGGTGAAGAATGGGTATTTGCAAAAGCTTCTCGATAACTATAAAATTACTTAA
- a CDS encoding HD family phosphohydrolase: MAKLKINYPKDKIQQNSTVWKYGMVVLTIILICIFLPKQPRFRYEYQKGKPWNHENLTSPYNFAILKTAEEMERDRQFILKTIQPIYNLNDVASKEQIDQFNTDLNEKWQASQLDSTESGEITDYREVGTALLTYIYERGVISLNNRYQNKGSDTTKNDPTSLEYNFVLVHDNIAQQKNTVDCFTIESASHYIVGALEKNKLISRKRWLAEVLKNYITINYVFNESQTNKVEQTALANISTTRGMVQKDELIAEQGKIINNDAYQKLESLRRVFEDESRISGEQNLVTFGHFILISLAMALLMVFLYFFRRDIFNNNRLLFIIFIVILVMLGVLSWAIKIKIPSLYYIPYCSVPIIFRLLFDTRIALNIHILMVLVAGLFVPNSFDFVFLQFTAGMVAIYSIRTLVKREQFLVSSVLILATYILAYVGLVLTRNGTFASIYWQDILPFTVSVGLTLLAYPLIYAFEKLFGIVSDLTLMELTNSNSRLLRELSLKAPGTFQHSLQVANLAEAAIYKIGGNPLLVRAGALYHDIGKMINPLYFIENQKTNDNPHEELTPEQSAQIIISHVLKGIEMARKNQMPEVVVDFIRTHHGTTKVDYFYNLAVKANPDKVIDESTFKYPGPVPFSKETAVLMMADSVEAASRALKEPTEESINNLVDKIIDHKLMQRQFQNADITMREISESAKIFKSMLKSIYHVRIDYDLSKKKDS, from the coding sequence GTGGCTAAACTAAAGATAAACTACCCTAAGGATAAGATTCAACAAAACTCCACCGTATGGAAATACGGCATGGTCGTGCTGACCATCATCCTGATCTGTATATTCCTGCCCAAGCAGCCCCGCTTCCGCTATGAATACCAGAAAGGAAAGCCTTGGAACCATGAGAACCTGACCTCGCCCTATAACTTCGCCATCCTGAAGACGGCCGAAGAAATGGAACGCGACAGGCAGTTTATCCTGAAGACCATACAGCCCATCTACAACCTGAACGATGTTGCCAGCAAGGAACAGATCGACCAGTTCAATACGGACCTGAACGAGAAATGGCAGGCCAGCCAATTGGACTCGACCGAATCCGGCGAGATCACCGATTACCGCGAGGTCGGAACTGCACTCCTCACCTACATTTATGAGCGGGGCGTGATCTCCCTCAACAACAGGTACCAGAACAAGGGCAGCGACACAACCAAGAACGACCCGACCTCCCTCGAATATAATTTTGTGCTGGTGCACGACAACATTGCCCAGCAGAAGAATACCGTAGATTGCTTTACGATTGAATCGGCATCCCATTACATTGTCGGTGCGCTGGAAAAGAACAAACTGATCTCGCGAAAGCGCTGGTTGGCCGAAGTACTGAAGAATTACATTACCATCAACTATGTCTTCAACGAAAGCCAGACCAATAAGGTAGAACAGACGGCGCTGGCCAATATTTCCACCACGCGCGGGATGGTGCAGAAGGATGAGCTCATTGCCGAGCAGGGCAAGATCATCAACAACGATGCCTACCAGAAACTTGAATCGTTGCGCCGCGTATTTGAGGACGAATCCCGCATCAGTGGCGAGCAGAACCTCGTGACTTTTGGGCATTTCATCCTGATCTCGCTGGCGATGGCGCTCCTGATGGTGTTCCTATATTTCTTCCGGAGGGATATCTTCAACAACAACCGGTTGTTGTTCATTATCTTCATCGTTATCCTGGTCATGCTGGGTGTACTGAGCTGGGCAATCAAGATCAAGATCCCGAGCCTGTATTACATTCCATATTGTTCGGTACCGATTATCTTCCGTTTGTTATTCGATACGCGGATTGCCCTCAATATCCATATCCTGATGGTATTGGTGGCCGGACTGTTCGTGCCGAACAGCTTCGACTTCGTATTCCTGCAATTTACCGCCGGCATGGTGGCCATCTATAGCATCCGGACCCTGGTTAAGCGAGAGCAGTTCCTTGTATCGAGTGTGCTGATCTTGGCGACCTACATCCTGGCGTATGTCGGTTTGGTCCTTACCCGGAACGGAACCTTTGCATCGATCTATTGGCAGGACATCCTACCGTTCACCGTGAGTGTCGGCCTGACCCTCCTCGCCTATCCGCTGATCTATGCCTTCGAGAAACTTTTCGGTATTGTGTCCGACCTGACGTTGATGGAACTGACCAACTCCAATTCTAGGTTATTACGCGAGCTGTCGCTTAAGGCACCAGGCACTTTCCAGCACTCCCTGCAGGTGGCAAACCTGGCGGAGGCCGCAATTTATAAGATCGGTGGAAATCCGTTATTGGTGCGCGCAGGAGCGCTGTACCACGATATCGGGAAGATGATCAACCCGCTGTACTTTATCGAGAACCAGAAAACGAACGATAACCCACACGAGGAGCTGACACCGGAACAGAGTGCGCAGATCATTATCTCGCACGTCCTGAAGGGTATCGAGATGGCCCGCAAGAACCAGATGCCTGAGGTGGTGGTCGACTTTATCCGTACCCACCACGGTACGACCAAAGTGGATTACTTCTACAACCTGGCGGTGAAGGCAAACCCGGATAAGGTGATCGATGAATCGACATTTAAATACCCTGGCCCCGTGCCCTTTTCCAAGGAAACCGCTGTCCTGATGATGGCCGACTCTGTGGAGGCTGCATCCCGTGCCCTGAAGGAACCGACCGAGGAATCCATCAACAACCTGGTCGATAAAATCATTGACCACAAGTTGATGCAGCGGCAGTTCCAGAATGCGGATATCACGATGCGCGAAATCTCGGAATCTGCCAAGATCTTCAAGTCGATGCTCAAGAGCATCTATCACGTCAGGATCGATTACGACCTGAGCAAGAAGAAGGATAGCTAA
- the rpe gene encoding ribulose-phosphate 3-epimerase: MSTHSHLIAPSVLAADFANLERDVKMINDSEADWFHIDIMDGVFVPNISFGFPVMSAIAKHAKKPLDVHLMIVDPDRYLQACKDNGAEVITVHYEACTHLHRTLAAIKELGCKAGVALNPHTPVSLLKDVIQDIDLVCLMSVNPGFGGQKFIERTYAKVKELRALAVENNTDVLIEIDGGVGLSNAGKLLAAGADVLVAGSFVFNAADPIQTVKDLKAVDPTVQAV; this comes from the coding sequence ATGTCCACACACTCCCATTTAATTGCCCCATCGGTTTTGGCTGCTGATTTTGCGAATCTGGAAAGAGACGTGAAGATGATCAATGACAGCGAAGCGGATTGGTTTCACATCGACATCATGGATGGTGTCTTCGTGCCGAATATCTCCTTTGGATTTCCCGTGATGAGCGCCATTGCCAAACATGCCAAGAAACCTTTGGATGTACACTTGATGATCGTTGATCCGGACCGTTACCTGCAGGCTTGCAAGGACAATGGTGCCGAAGTCATTACCGTGCACTACGAAGCTTGTACGCACTTGCACCGCACCTTGGCGGCGATCAAGGAATTGGGATGTAAGGCCGGTGTTGCGCTGAACCCGCATACACCAGTTTCCCTGTTGAAGGATGTGATCCAGGATATCGACCTGGTCTGCTTGATGTCGGTAAACCCGGGATTTGGAGGACAGAAGTTCATTGAGCGTACCTACGCGAAGGTGAAGGAATTACGTGCGCTGGCGGTGGAGAACAATACGGATGTACTGATCGAGATCGACGGGGGAGTAGGCTTAAGCAATGCGGGCAAATTACTGGCTGCGGGTGCCGATGTGCTCGTTGCGGGGAGCTTCGTGTTCAACGCTGCTGACCCGATTCAGACAGTAAAGGATTTAAAAGCGGTAGACCCTACAGTACAAGCGGTTTAG
- a CDS encoding aconitate hydratase, with translation MAFDIDMIKKVYAQYDERINAARQVVNKPLTLSEKILYAHLWDGNAAEAYERGKSYVDFAPDRVAMQDATAQMALLQFMQAGRPKVAVPSTVHCDHLIQARDGAAEDLNRAKTESSEVFNFLSSVSNKYGIGFWKPGAGIIHQVVLENYAFPGGMMIGTDSHTVNAGGLGMVAIGVGGADACDVMAGLPWELKFPKLIGVKLTGKLSGWAAPKDVILKVAGILTVKGGTGAIVEYFGEGAESLSCTGKGTICNMGAEIGATTSTFGYDASMERYLRATDRAEVADAANAIKQHLTADPEVYANPEQYFDQLIEINLSELEPSLNGPFTPDLYTPISRMREEAGKNGWPTRVEWGLIGSCTNSSYEDLSRAASIARQAVEKGLVTKAEFGINPGSEQVRFTADRDGLLKTFEDLNATIFTNACGPCIGMWDRAGADKQEKNTIVHSFNRNFAKRADGNPNTFAFVTSPEMVAAIAISGDLGFNPLTDTLTNKDGEQVKLDPPTGDELPEKGFAVDDPGYQAPAADGSDVVVDVSPTSDRLQLLEPFKPWEGTDLKGLKLLIKAKGKCTTDHISMAGPWLKYRGHLDNISNNMLIGAVNYFNEKTDNVKNQLTGEYGPVPATQRDYKAQGVGSIVVGDENYGEGSSREHAAMEPRHLGVRAVLVKSFARIHETNLKKQGMLGLTFDNKDDYDKIQENDTIDIIGLTEFAPNKPLTIVLHHEDGTTEEILANHTYNEQQIQWFKAGGALNIIRANQN, from the coding sequence ATGGCTTTTGATATAGACATGATCAAAAAGGTTTATGCACAATATGATGAGCGTATCAATGCAGCTCGTCAGGTTGTAAACAAACCATTGACACTATCTGAGAAAATTTTGTATGCACACCTTTGGGATGGTAATGCAGCTGAGGCTTATGAGCGTGGAAAATCATACGTTGATTTTGCACCGGACCGTGTAGCGATGCAGGATGCTACCGCGCAGATGGCTTTATTGCAGTTCATGCAAGCAGGTCGTCCAAAGGTTGCCGTTCCTTCCACTGTACACTGTGACCACTTGATCCAAGCGCGTGACGGAGCAGCAGAGGATTTGAACCGTGCAAAAACAGAAAGTTCTGAAGTATTCAACTTCTTGAGTTCTGTATCGAACAAATACGGTATCGGATTCTGGAAACCGGGTGCAGGTATCATTCACCAAGTTGTCTTGGAGAACTATGCTTTCCCAGGTGGTATGATGATCGGTACGGATTCCCACACCGTGAATGCGGGTGGTTTGGGTATGGTTGCTATCGGTGTTGGTGGTGCGGATGCATGTGACGTGATGGCAGGATTACCTTGGGAGCTTAAATTCCCGAAACTTATCGGTGTAAAATTAACAGGCAAGCTTTCCGGATGGGCAGCGCCTAAAGATGTGATCTTGAAAGTTGCTGGTATCCTTACTGTAAAAGGTGGTACTGGTGCTATCGTTGAATATTTCGGTGAAGGTGCAGAGTCCCTTTCTTGTACAGGTAAAGGTACGATCTGTAACATGGGTGCGGAGATCGGTGCTACGACTTCGACATTCGGTTACGATGCGTCTATGGAGCGTTACTTGCGCGCTACGGACCGTGCAGAGGTTGCTGATGCGGCTAATGCGATCAAACAACACCTTACTGCTGACCCTGAGGTTTATGCTAACCCTGAACAATACTTCGATCAATTGATCGAAATCAACCTTTCGGAATTGGAACCTTCTTTGAACGGTCCATTCACTCCGGATTTATATACGCCAATCTCCCGCATGCGCGAAGAGGCTGGTAAGAACGGATGGCCTACACGTGTAGAGTGGGGATTGATCGGTTCGTGTACAAACTCTTCTTACGAGGATTTGTCTCGCGCTGCATCCATCGCTCGCCAAGCGGTTGAAAAAGGATTGGTAACGAAAGCTGAATTTGGTATCAACCCAGGTTCTGAGCAGGTTCGTTTCACAGCTGATCGCGACGGTCTATTGAAAACTTTCGAAGACTTGAACGCAACGATCTTTACCAATGCATGTGGTCCATGTATCGGTATGTGGGATCGTGCAGGTGCGGACAAACAAGAGAAGAACACGATCGTTCACTCGTTCAACCGTAACTTCGCTAAACGTGCCGATGGTAACCCGAATACGTTCGCATTCGTAACATCTCCAGAGATGGTTGCAGCGATCGCGATTTCCGGAGACCTAGGTTTCAACCCATTGACGGACACATTGACCAACAAAGATGGTGAACAAGTGAAATTGGATCCACCTACAGGTGATGAATTGCCGGAAAAAGGTTTCGCAGTTGATGATCCAGGATACCAAGCACCTGCGGCTGACGGTTCTGATGTGGTTGTCGATGTATCACCAACTTCTGATCGTCTTCAATTATTGGAGCCTTTCAAACCTTGGGAAGGTACAGACCTTAAAGGCTTGAAATTATTGATCAAAGCGAAAGGTAAATGTACAACTGACCACATCTCGATGGCAGGTCCTTGGTTGAAATACCGCGGTCACTTGGATAACATTTCCAACAACATGTTGATCGGTGCTGTAAACTACTTCAACGAGAAAACAGATAACGTGAAAAACCAATTGACAGGTGAGTATGGACCAGTTCCAGCGACTCAGCGTGATTACAAAGCGCAAGGCGTCGGTTCGATCGTTGTAGGTGATGAAAACTACGGTGAGGGTTCTTCCCGTGAGCACGCAGCCATGGAGCCTCGTCACTTGGGCGTTCGCGCGGTATTGGTGAAATCTTTCGCTCGTATCCACGAAACGAACTTGAAAAAACAAGGTATGTTGGGATTGACTTTCGATAACAAGGATGATTACGATAAAATCCAAGAAAACGATACCATCGATATCATCGGTTTGACAGAATTCGCTCCGAACAAACCATTGACGATCGTTCTTCACCACGAAGATGGTACCACAGAAGAAATCTTGGCAAACCACACATACAACGAACAACAGATCCAGTGGTTCAAAGCTGGTGGTGCATTGAATATCATTCGTGCCAATCAGAATTAG